The genomic window TGTTTTCGAGCCCTCAATCACATCGACTAAATCAATGCCGAGCACCTCAAATGATTTAGCAAGCTCATTAACAAAAGCGATATTAATATCCCGGAATGAATTTTCAATAATTTTGGTCGCTTCTGCTGCCTTAATTGATTTCATCGGACGAACCTCTCCTTCTAAAATTGATCGATAAAACTTTACCGAGAGCTGTAGTCCTTTCGCTGACGTAGCGCCAACACACCGGGGAATGTTTCGCACTGTCCAATGCGGATCCCCCGGATTAATCCGTTCCGGGGAATGTGCTAAATAAAAATCTTTGCCACACACCAAACCCGACCCCTTTTCCAATATCGGTTGAATTATTTCCTCACAAACGCCCGGATTGACGGTTGATTCCATAATGACTAATTGACCGCGCTTCAAAAAACGAGCAATACTCTTACTCGCGCTGCGAACCGGTTCCAGGTCGGGGTTGTGGCGCTCATCAATTGGCGTTGGCACGCAAATCACAATAATATCGGATTTTTTTACTGAATCGAAGCTGGTGGTGGCTGTAAAACTTTTTTTTGCCACCCAGCCTGCCAAACGTTCATCACCTTTTATTGGTGAAACTCCTTTGTTAATAAGGTTTACTTTTGCTCGATCTTTAGAAATCCCAAAAGTGGTATAGCCCCTTTCTCCACATAGACATGCTAAGGGTAAACCGACATAGCCAATGCCAACAATCGTCACTATTTGCCGATGCCGTGAAGTCCGTTTTTTAATTTCTTTCCGAAGAGATCCTCTTTTACGCTGTACCATACTTTTGAGTAAACCAATTATAAGTTAATGTCAATCCTTGCGATAACTTCGTGACAGGCCGCCAGTGCATTATCTTTTGTGCTCGCAGATTACTGAGTGCACTCCGATATTGTTCTGAAACCCTTCGGTGTCGTACTGGCCTCACCACCCCAGCGATACGGGCCATCTGCCGATACAAATCTGCAATCCTGACTTCGCGTCCGGTACTTATATTAGCGACAACCGATTGAGAAATTCGCATTGATTGTACCGAAGCTCGAACTACATCATGTACATAAATAAAATCTCTTGTCTGTCGTCCGGTATTAAAAATCGTACTTGGACTTCTCTGAGAAAGCTGATGTGAAAAAATTGCCACTACCCCACCTTCGCCAAATGCATCCTGACGAGGGCCGTACACATTTGACAGACGCAATACCGCATACCTGACGCCGGAGTTAACCAAATATAGCTCAGCGGCGTACTTGGCGATTCCATAGGGCGTGGCGGGGGCAGCGGGATCGCGCTCGAAATTTGGCGGTGTTGCAGCCGGGTTATAGACCGCCGCCGTCGAGTAAAATATAACTTTTTTGATCTTATATTGTTTTGCTAAATCAAACACCTTAATGCTCCCTACTACATTAACCATTGCATCATAAACTGGCTTCTGCTTTGATACTTGCAAATTCTTTTGGGCAGCAAGATGAAAAATGTAATCAAATCGATATTTTTTAAACAATCGATCAAGCGCGGGCGTTGTTACATCTATTTTGAAAAAAAGAGCCTTCGCATTAACAAATTGCTTTTTCCCAACACTTAAATCATCCACAACAACTACACGATGTCGTCGCTGTACCAATGAATCAACTAAATGCGAACCGATAAAACCCGCCCCGCCAGTAACAAGGATAGTACTCATAGCTGATTATTCTTCATCATAACGGTTCAACATGGGCTGGAGAACATTTTGGTTGGCTTTGACATATTCTATGGTTTGATGCAGCCCATCAGTTAACGTAATCAAGGGGTACCAACCAAGCTTTTCTTTCGCCCGAGTAATATCAGGTAGTCCCAACGGAGACATAAAGAGCAACGACGGCTTGTGCGTGATCACGGACTGTGAATTAGTCATCTGTTTAATTAATTGGGCGATATCCGTCATTTTGCACTCCTCGTAGTGACCAAAATTAACCGGTTCAGTTTCATGAGACTGCATTAATTTCAATAATGCTTCAACGATATCAGATACAAAACACAATGAAGTGGTAAAACTCTCATCTCCATAAATAACCAGGGGCTTATTATTCAAAGCCTGTAATACAAAGTCAGGAATCATGTGCCCATCAAACAAGGACAGCCGCGGGCCATACGTTCGAAAAATTCGAGCAATTCTGGTATCGAGATTGTACACGTCATGATAGGTATTCACCGCCGTTTCTCCAAAACGCTTACCTTCATCGTAGTTTGCCCGAGGGCTAATCGGATCTACATAACCAAAGTATTCTTCAGAAAATAATGGAGCATTGGCAAATCGTGGACCGTACATCACGGCCGAGGACGCAAATAAAAACTTCGCCTTATAATTGCGGGCTAGTTCAAGCGCGTTGATAACGCCCTGGCTATTAGCGCGCAAAGTCTGGATGCGATATTCGTTAAACTTTTTTGGCGAAGTAGGTGTAGCTAAATAATATATCTCTTGAACGCCAAGGAACCGAACTTTAAATTTATCCAGTTCATGAGCTTCAACGAGATTAATTGGTTGACTAATGTCGTGTTTAAGAAATTCAAAATGCGAATTTTGTAGCAAATGATTAATATTTTCAACTCGGCCTGTAGAAAAATCGTCAAGGCAAATGACATTGTGCACTTTTACTAATTCCTCGCACAAATGTGACCCGATAAATCCGGCGCCGCCGATGACTAATATATTTTTGCGTTCGCTTGATGAAGTTGGTGTCATACGATGTTATGATCTAAATCGAATTGATAATAGCGTAATAAACATACGAATGGCGCTGAGCGCAAATTGGGCCGGCGAACCAACCAGCGTTGAACCGCTCTTATCGGTCCAGCGCGTCGGCACTTCAATGACCGAAAACCCTTGGCGACGAGCACGATGAAGCAATTCAACGTCAAATGCCATATTATGCACGTGCAACTGTGGTATCAACTGATCGACCAAGCGGCGATTAAAGACTTTAGCGCCACATTGCGTGTCCGCGTAGGGCAACCAAAAAAGAATCTTAACGACGAGGCGAAAGCCCCAACTAGCAATCGTGCGGTACCAGCTTCGGTTCATGACTACCGACCCCCTTTTCCAGCGAGAGGCAATAGCGCCATCATAATTATACGCTGCTTCAACTACCCTCTTGAATTCTTTTGGATCAGTTGCGCCATCAGCATCAACAAAGCCAATATAATCACCGCGTGCTTTTAAAAATCCAGAATG from Candidatus Kerfeldbacteria bacterium includes these protein-coding regions:
- a CDS encoding nucleotide sugar dehydrogenase is translated as MVQRKRGSLRKEIKKRTSRHRQIVTIVGIGYVGLPLACLCGERGYTTFGISKDRAKVNLINKGVSPIKGDERLAGWVAKKSFTATTSFDSVKKSDIIVICVPTPIDERHNPDLEPVRSASKSIARFLKRGQLVIMESTVNPGVCEEIIQPILEKGSGLVCGKDFYLAHSPERINPGDPHWTVRNIPRCVGATSAKGLQLSVKFYRSILEGEVRPMKSIKAAEATKIIENSFRDINIAFVNELAKSFEVLGIDLVDVIEGSKTKPFAFMAHYPSCGVGGHCIPVDPYYLIERARVAGFDHRFLKLARDINNSMPAYTVELLMKGLNQVRKPLKGTKIGLLGLSYKADVDDLRESPALDILKLLKSEGATVEVFDPFFPKESTTPDLATLLKRVEAIVVATNHREFLNISPAMLRKNNVKVVIDGKNCLDKEKIIAAGLIYRGIGR
- a CDS encoding NAD-dependent epimerase/dehydratase family protein; protein product: MSTILVTGGAGFIGSHLVDSLVQRRHRVVVVDDLSVGKKQFVNAKALFFKIDVTTPALDRLFKKYRFDYIFHLAAQKNLQVSKQKPVYDAMVNVVGSIKVFDLAKQYKIKKVIFYSTAAVYNPAATPPNFERDPAAPATPYGIAKYAAELYLVNSGVRYAVLRLSNVYGPRQDAFGEGGVVAIFSHQLSQRSPSTIFNTGRQTRDFIYVHDVVRASVQSMRISQSVVANISTGREVRIADLYRQMARIAGVVRPVRHRRVSEQYRSALSNLRAQKIMHWRPVTKLSQGLTLTYNWFTQKYGTA
- a CDS encoding NAD-dependent epimerase/dehydratase family protein, translated to MTPTSSSERKNILVIGGAGFIGSHLCEELVKVHNVICLDDFSTGRVENINHLLQNSHFEFLKHDISQPINLVEAHELDKFKVRFLGVQEIYYLATPTSPKKFNEYRIQTLRANSQGVINALELARNYKAKFLFASSAVMYGPRFANAPLFSEEYFGYVDPISPRANYDEGKRFGETAVNTYHDVYNLDTRIARIFRTYGPRLSLFDGHMIPDFVLQALNNKPLVIYGDESFTTSLCFVSDIVEALLKLMQSHETEPVNFGHYEECKMTDIAQLIKQMTNSQSVITHKPSLLFMSPLGLPDITRAKEKLGWYPLITLTDGLHQTIEYVKANQNVLQPMLNRYDEE
- a CDS encoding glycosyltransferase family 2 protein; its protein translation is MLLSIIIPAYNEERRIGETLARYWDFFQKESVEFCVIVNGSRDNTIGIARAFEAAHPGKVMVMEIQEKIGKGGAVHSGFLKARGDYIGFVDADGATDPKEFKRVVEAAYNYDGAIASRWKRGSVVMNRSWYRTIASWGFRLVVKILFWLPYADTQCGAKVFNRRLVDQLIPQLHVHNMAFDVELLHRARRQGFSVIEVPTRWTDKSGSTLVGSPAQFALSAIRMFITLLSIRFRS